The nucleotide window AAGCATAAAGCAGATTAGTTTTCGGGAAAGCATAATTAAGAACCTCCTTTTTCTTTTTGTCATTTCTCAATCCTATACAAGCTGATGAAATGTCCGATGTCCTGATTTCAGGTTATCGTATCTGATCGATTTTTGCAATGATCTGTTAAAAATTCGGGCATAAAAAAAGCCCATCGGAATTCGCCGATGGGCAGGAATTAAAAGAATAATATGGAAGTGTCTTAACAGGCTTTCAGTTTGGCGTATAATTCGTCTTCTAATAAAGCGCTGCCGGCAGCGGCGTTAGCGGCGGCTTGCTTTGGCGACTTGGCCCCGGGAATAACGACAGGTTGGCAAGGATGGTTAAGAATATAGCGCAGACTGGTTTCGATCAGATTTTCACGGCCTACAGCGGCGATGATCCGGTCTAAGCGGTCCATTTTCTGCAGATAAACCTCACGGGCACTGCCGCCTTCATTGAACGGAGTTCGGATCGTGTCCGTGAAGTGTGTTTCACGGGTATAATGACCAGAAAGAATGCCTTGGGCTAATGGGCCGCGGACAAGCACGCCGATGTTGTTATTCAGGCAGTAGTCCAGCATGCCGTTGGTTTCCGGGGCTTTGTTGATCAGCGAATAATCCAGCTCAACCACCTCGCAGCTGCCGCGGCGGTTAAATTCTTTCAGGACATTCAGATCATCCGTTGAGATTCCATAATGATGGATCAATCCCCGCCGTTTCAGCTCATCCAGTCCATCCAGCCAGGGCTCGACTTCCTCCGGTTTTAAATCATTGAGATGACACAGCGCAACATCCAGGTAATTTGTCTGTAAGCGAAACAGCGAAGCGTGGCAGGCTTCGATCACGATATCGCCACAGGTAAACTGCATCGCTCCGCCGAAACGTTTGGCCCAGTTGCCGAATTTGGAGATGAAGACGACATTTTCACGCAAGCCTTTTAAGGCTTGTCCCAGCCGCTCCTCCGAACAGCCTCCAGGGATGCCGTATGCATCCGCTGTATCAAAAACGGTAATACCTTGGTTGTAAGCGGTCTGAATTGTATCGTAAACCTGTTTTTCATCCAGCTCGCCCCATTGATTGCCAATGTTCCAGGTTCCCATGCCCACCGCCGAAACATCCAATCCTGTTTTTCCTAGTTTTCTTTTCAGCATATGTTTCCTCCTGACTTTTTCTCATTATATCATTGTCAGCGAAGGAAAGGGAATTCATCAGGCAGCTTCAGTTTTAAAACCTGTGACTGAAACGGCCTGCTTCGGCGTGGTTCCTTGAGGATTGATTATCTGTTCAGCTGTCAAAAAGGGCGAAGCTTCGCTGTTTCTGTACGATAGACTTAGAACACAGCCTGTCAATTTAGAATTTCTTGCAGAAAGTCGCGAAGAAGTGTTGACAAAGAAGCTTGGCAGACTATAATAATAAGTGCTAGCACTGATGAAGCAAGAGTGCTAAGGTGAGCGATAAGGAGGAATTACGATGATTAGACCATGTAATGATTTTGTGCTCTTAGAGAAAGAAAAGGCAGAAGAAAAAACCGCC belongs to Holdemania massiliensis and includes:
- a CDS encoding aldo/keto reductase — translated: MLKRKLGKTGLDVSAVGMGTWNIGNQWGELDEKQVYDTIQTAYNQGITVFDTADAYGIPGGCSEERLGQALKGLRENVVFISKFGNWAKRFGGAMQFTCGDIVIEACHASLFRLQTNYLDVALCHLNDLKPEEVEPWLDGLDELKRRGLIHHYGISTDDLNVLKEFNRRGSCEVVELDYSLINKAPETNGMLDYCLNNNIGVLVRGPLAQGILSGHYTRETHFTDTIRTPFNEGGSAREVYLQKMDRLDRIIAAVGRENLIETSLRYILNHPCQPVVIPGAKSPKQAAANAAAGSALLEDELYAKLKAC